Below is a genomic region from Acomys russatus chromosome 3, mAcoRus1.1, whole genome shotgun sequence.
ATTGCTCATCATCTAAGTCTCAGTCCCGCTCCCAGAAAGAGCCCACAGTGCAAGAAAGAACCTATAAAAGTTCCAGGCTTGTCAGGCCATTTGCAGGTCTGGGTTCTACTGCTCCACAGTGGAAACCATCATCACAGGACAATGGGGGGTAAGTCAGAGACCCTGGGAGGGGAGTCCTACTGGGCAACCTCTCAGCTGCATGCGGGACCTGAGCCTGGCTTCATGGCTGCTGGCTTCCAGATGTGCAGTTGTGTCTTTAGAGAAAGGTAGGCATGGATGTGGCTCCAGTGTATGCCTTAAAGCATGCTTCTCCTAACTCAATTGACAAGCTCTTCTGTCTGGCTGGGCCTGAGGCCATGGATAAGAAGATGACATGTTCTGAAGTAGGATTGTTCAGCTCATCACATATGAGTGCTGTAAGGAGGGAAGTGCCAGGTACACTGGGAGCACCACAGAGGGAGCATCACGGAGGATCACAGAGGGAGCAGTGAGGAGCAGGACATGGATCTTAGATCTTTGGCCTTAAAAGGTTGGTAGAAAACTGctacccaggcgtggtggcacacccctttgatcccagcacttgggagacagaggctggtggatctctgtcagtttgaggccagcctgatctacaaaatgagtctaggacagccagggaggactctgttacacggagaaactctgtctcaagaaacaaagataaagaaagaaagaaaactgttaaGCAGTTAAAATACAGGGATATCATGTAAGAGAAAAAGGCATGGTGAGAGAGGGCTGGAGCAGGAAGAAATGTGACAAGGGGAAAGGCCTTCTGTTATCAAGGATGAGAATGAATGGTTGTGAGAAACTGGAGATTTGACAAAATCCCAGACTGCTTTGTCGGAGGCTTCTGACTGTTAGACTAAGGGTTTTGGCTTCTGTCTTGCAAGCAGAGGCAGAACAGCCATAAAATTGAAGTGAAGAGCAGGCCAAGGGCCAGAAGAAAAGACGATCACTGGCGAACTAGGAGGCAGAGTCCACAGGACCTGTGACCAGTCCTTGAGCCTTAGATGCTACAAAGTAGGTTCCTTTGCTGGTTACTTGGGTGTGGGCCGGAGAAGGAGGAAGCCACTTTGATTCTCATGTCGTTTCCTAGTGTCCTTAGGAACTTCCAGAGGAGGGCAAAGGTGAATTtcactgtttgtttttggtttctttgtctgtttttgggACAGTCTCTCTGTTTAACCCAGTTTGGCCTTGACCTCAAAATCCACCATGGCCACCATgcaaggcttttcttttcttttctttttctttctttctttctttttctttttcttttttttttttttttttttttcttcttctttttcccaaaaCGGTTTCTCTGACCTagctgtcctagcctcactttgtagactaggctagccttaaactcacagatatccaccagcctctgcttcctgagtgctgggattaaaggcatgtgcctccacgcCTGGCTTCATGCAAGGCTTGTCagctggattttgttgttgttttgtttcataattGATAAGCTAAAGGGCAGAATCTGAGATATTCACGGTTTGTCTGGTTTCTTACATCTTAGGCTGTAAGTGCTGAACGCAGCCCTGTCGTTCTTTCCAGCTTTCTTAATCTCTTGTCCCGTGGGCTATCTATCCAGTGATCTGCCACTACCCTCTGGGCCTCACATTGGGCAGTGTTGAGCTTCCTACACTAAATAGTGGCCCTTTTGTGTGGGGCTTAGGTCAGCACACACCCTTTCTCTTGGACCTTTCTGGGCACACTAGCAGTGTGACAAAATAACATTTCTGCTGGAGTGAATTTTCTGGGGAGTGAGTTTGGAATTTTGAATCAGTGGGTTGTATCTTTCTAAACTggaatcccccccaccccctgccattgGCTCAGGATCTCAAGACACTGTCTTAGGGAGAAACAAATATTAAACAATAAGCCTTGCCCCTTTCCCTGAGCACTCTGACCAAAATTCCATCAGAATGTAAGAAATCACTGAAGGACTGGGGCAGCCCTGACAGCTGTGAGTGGTCTGGAGGCCCAGAGGGTTGCACAGGCTGGGCCTACAGAGGTGAATGGACTGATCATATGTGGTAATCGCATGAGCAAAAACATTAAACATTGCTTCTGCATGAATTCCCAGGTATGtaaggaggccagagaagagtcCTGAAAGGACTTCAGCTGGCCCTGTCCTCCTGACTTCATTCCCGCTCTTATCCCAGGGCCAGGTTGCTTCCTGGAAGCCTCCACCGGAAATGCTCCATCTTCCGCCTCTTCATTGCCTTTctcctgttggtcttcttctctctgctctggctgCAGCTCAGCTGCTCTGCAGATATGGCCCAGGTGACCAGAGGGCAAGGACAAGAGACCTCGGGTCCTCCCCGGGCTTGCCCCCCAGAGCCGCCCCCTGAGCACTGGGAAGAAGATGAGTCATGGGGGCCTCACCGCTTGGCGGTGCTGGTGCCCTTCCGGGAACGCTTTGAGGAGCTGCTGGTCTTTGTGCCCCACATGCATCGCTTCCTAAGCAGGAAGAAGATCCAGCACCACATCTATGTGCTCAACCAGGTGGATCATTTCAGGTGAGCGCCAGCTCCTTAGCCGGCATGTCCCagtgcctctccctctccttggCTCCCAGCGCTCAGTAGGCTTCGGTCTATGTGGGCCTACTGGAAGGAGAGAGGCCCTTCTCACTGGGTGGAGTGGGAGCCTTTGGGGTGGGCCCTGATCTAATAGCTGGTTCAGAAAGATCACTGGCTGTGGAATGACACTGAGAAGCAATGACACAGATACCTGGAGGCGCTCTTTGCTCGGTCCTGTCATCGCCACTCACCTCCAGCAGTGACTGTCCCAGCCCTCTCTAGGGCCGCCTCTCCCACTGTAGCCTTGCAcgcttcttcctctctcttaccCAAGGTCAGTGCTCTGGCCACTGGGCCCTCTCTGCATGGGATGctattcctctcttcctcagcaAGCACAGAGACCACCAAGATAAGTCTCTTCTAAACAGGCAGGATTGGGAGGTGAGGTGACTCAGTAGGCAAAGGTGatgaacccacatggtggcctcgaggtctgactctcacaagttgtcctttgacctccaccaCTCTGTAACTTACATACATtctaaattaatgttttaaaggaaggaagccagcaaTGGTGGCCACTGCCGTTAATctcagaggctggtgggtctctgaagtttaaggctagcctggtgtacatatcaaattccaggacagccagggctgtatagtgagatcctgtctccaaaaataaataaataaataaaaagaaagaaagaaaagatcaacAATACTTACTTGCTGGGCAGTCGTGgcgcacacacacctttaatcccagcactcaggaggcagaagcaggcggattgctgtgagtttgaggccagcctggtctacaaggtgagtccaggacagccagccaaagctacacagagaaaccctgtttcaaaaaagcaaaaaaaccaaaccaaacaaaacaaaaagcccaaaagagagagggggaaaaaaagaaaaggaaagaaagaagaagagaaaaagagaaggagaaagatttCTCTGTGATACCCTCCCCATTGCTGTTAACCTACTTCTGtattccttccctttccttttttcaagATGTccccgcctcctctctctctctcttccccggctcccccctcctcctctggtTTTTGGTCTTCCCCATCAGTGGCTTCTGCTAAGCACATCCTTTTCCTTCTAATGCCCCTATTAACTTCTGCCTTTCCCCTGTCGATGGCCACCCTGCCCTTCTCATCATCCCCTGTCCCATCTCTCACTGCTCATCCTTATTCCCTAGAGCTCAGCACTCCCCTCTCCCTGGGGAGTCCCATCCCATCTCATCTCATGGCATTAAGTCCCTGAGAACTCCCTAATCTGTTTTCTGGGCTCCAGGCTTGAATATTCTGCCTTCACTTGGTACTCTCTGAGGCAGCCTAAGCCTAACAGTATCTATTGTGGCTGAGTTCCTGGCTGATGCCCCTcacacctgctttctttcttctcttccccatttCCGGAAGTGGAGACTGCAGACTTCCAGTTAAGCTAGCCAAAAAGGCTTGAACTCACCTCACCTGCTCTTTGTCACAGCATCCAGCCCATGAGCAAAACACATCTGGAATCTGCCCACCTCTCACTGTTTCCTCTGCTGCCCCTCTGAGCCAGGCCACCATCACCTCTTGCCTGTCAGCTTCCATCTAGTGCCCTAGTCTCCTCTCAGTGTGCTGACCTTGGCAGTCACTCTGCTCTGTGTGGAGCCCTGTCTCCCAGCTTGCGCATGAGCATTCCCTCAGGCCTTCAAGTTCCCAGTTAGATGTTTCCCTGCCATTCTGGCCCTCCTGACAGCCCTGACTAGAAGAGCTGCCCACCTTCActgcctgtttcctcttcagtGCCTTGTTTGACTTGCTTCTTCCTATTGGAAGATCCTTGAGAACAGAGATTtgtttcctgcttctgtttcttccagTATAGTTTGAACCATTTCTGGCTTATAGTTGGTGTACAACAAGCGAGGGGACAACGCCCCCACAGTGAAATCAGTGTTGGGTGGTGACGGCGAAGTAGCTCTCATGCCCAGTGCAGGCTAGAGCTTGGCTGTGAACAAGCCCGTACTCAACACCATTTCTCTTGTGTAGGTTCAACCGGGCAGCACTCATCAACGTGGGCTTCCTGGAGAGCAGCAATAGCACAGACTACATCGCCATGCACGACGTGGACCTGCTCCCTCTCAACGAGGAGCTGGACTATGGCTTCCCCGAGGCTGGGCCTTTCCATGTGGCTTCCCCAGAACTCCACCCTCTCTACCACTACAAGACCTATGTGGGCGGCATCCTGCTGCTCTCGAAGCAGCACTATCAGCTGGTGAGGCCCAGCCCTACTGACGCTACTCACGGGCTGGGGATCTGCTCCACCACGGGTCCAGGCAGTCGGGAGGGTGGAGGAGCCAGAGACATGTGAGGGAGCCAGGAGTGAGCATATTAGCCAGGAGAGCCCCGGTGCCAGCAGGCCCCAGGGAGCTGGAGACGTGCCAGCCTGCAGAAGCTCTCCCTCTCATCAGTGGCACCaggccttcctttctttttccatgcTTGCTTCTCTCCATCCCTCACAGGTGAGAAGGCTGTGCTTACAGCCTATAAAACATGGCCCGGTTGGCGGGAGGGGgagcccccttccccttcccagaAGTCTAGACAGGAGTCTCAAACTAAAGTGCACTGGCTCTTGATGGGAAAACCAGGGCACAGGCTGATGAGACCAGAGTGGCTCTTGTCAGTCCTCCATGGCTGAAGCCTGTTTTGTAAATGAAGCCCCTGAGCAGATGCCGATCAGGACTGTCAAAGAGCCAGTTGTCCCTCAAACAAGGAAGGGACCTGGGCAGAGCCACCTCAGGAGAAATGTCATGGGAGGAAGGCAAAAGGCAGTAGCAGTTGGTGTTTTTTGCCCTCTGAAGAGAGCTGACACTTGAGACTCCAAACACATACAAGTTAGAAGTGGGGGGAACTAAGATGCGCTGAGCCTTTCCTTCTGCCCCACATCCCCATTGCAGAAGTGAAGGAATCGGCCAGCACCCTGTATCACTCAGACcagtcagggcaggaagaggaaaggggagcctggctggctggcctcaggCTTGGTTCTCCTGAGCTATAGGAGACAAAGTACAACCCTGGGAGGAGGGGCATGTGACAGACACTGCCTGTCTTTGTGTCAGTGCAACGGGATGTCCAACCGCTTCTGGGGCTGGGGCCGAGAGGATGATGAATTCTACCGGCGCATCAAAGGAGCTGGCCTCCAGGTAAGGCTCCTTTCGTGGCTCTGCCTGGTCCTGGCTTACCTGGCTGTCCTGAGGCTCCCTTTACTTGCTGCATCAAAATTCTTGGGGTTTGCAGTTGGTCCCCGTGGTTCTGATCCTGCCCTCACCCTGACTTGCAGGGCTCATCTAGCCAGGCCTGTGCTAGAGTCTCCTCTCCTATAGGATGGCTCCTAAAAGCCTCTGCCTATGGCAGCCAGGGGGATCCCAGTGGTAAGGGCCAAGACTACACGCGAGGCAGCCTGACCCCTGCTTCCTTTGTTCTCCTCAGCTTTTCCGCCCCTCGGGAATCACAACTGGCTACCAGACATTTCGTCACTTGCATGACCCAGCCTGGCGGAAGAGGGACCAGAAACGCATTGCATCTCAAAAACAGGTGCTGGCTAGTCTCCTCAGTGGTGAGGGATAGGCAGGAACCAATAGGCTGGATTTCACTAAGTTCCCCTTTGGCCCAGATGGTGCCATTCTCCTGTGCTGGGTCCAGGTCACTCATCAGGCATTCTCCATGTGCAGCTTACCCTGTTGGGTGCCTGCTGTGTGCATCTGAGCACCGTGCACCAGCCCAGACCTCAGAGACCTTACAGGTTGGGCGGGAAGGCTTGGCTGGGGTGCCAGAACTCCTTTCTTGTAGGTGTAGTCATCCTACAGAGAAGTCTGTGTTTTCCTTAGTGTGTTGCAGGCTTGGGCACCATGTCAGCTTTGGGCTCCTCTCCTTCAATGGGTGTGTGAACAGCTGGTGTCATGAAGTGTGAGTTCATGctgtccttctcttctttccaggAACAATTCAAGGTGGACCGGGAGGGAGGTCTGAACACTGTGAAGTACCGGGTGGATTCCCGCACAGCGCTGGCTGTAGGAGGGGCCCCCTGCACTGTTCTCAATATCATGCTGGACTGTGACAAGACAGCCACCCCATGGTGCATATTTGGCTGAGTGCTAGACTGTAAGGAAGCCTGTGCTTCCAGACCTCAATGCTGCTCAGGCTCAGGAACCCTCAGACCTTAGGCCCAGCTCAGAGGATGCAGACTGGCCTGAAGGAATCGAAAGCTGGTCTGTGTCTTCAGCATCCTGGCCCCCAGAGCCAGGCTCAAGACCCAACACAGGTAGTTAGTTCCTGGGATGCTGCTGGAAAAATTTGTCAGAGagaggctggaggtgtggctcctGACTGACCTGCTCTACCCTGCCTTCCTGCTCACCATGCTCTGCCTGCCCACCCATGCTGAGGCCTGAGACAATGGAAAGATGGGCTAGGACAGCCTCAGCAGCCTGCCTGCTCCTCAGGAAGATCAGCCTCACAAAGATGTAGTCGGAAGTCGCATGGCCAGTATGATGGCAGTTGCTACTAGGAAGCTTAGAACATCAGAAGGGAGACCATGAGCTCCATGCAAAGGAGCAGCTGACACTAGGTGTAGCTGGTTGTCACCACGGAAGAACAGGGGCCGTGTGTCACCAGATCTCACTTTTCAAAAGAAACTAGAATGCTGGAGTCTAAGCAGaatttcctgatttttaaatGGTAGCAACTAACGGAAAACTTT
It encodes:
- the B4galt7 gene encoding beta-1,4-galactosyltransferase 7 isoform X1, which codes for MLPSRRKMGQLPWEDSRARLLPGSLHRKCSIFRLFIAFLLLVFFSLLWLQLSCSADMAQVTRGQGQETSGPPRACPPEPPPEHWEEDESWGPHRLAVLVPFRERFEELLVFVPHMHRFLSRKKIQHHIYVLNQVDHFRFNRAALINVGFLESSNSTDYIAMHDVDLLPLNEELDYGFPEAGPFHVASPELHPLYHYKTYVGGILLLSKQHYQLCNGMSNRFWGWGREDDEFYRRIKGAGLQLFRPSGITTGYQTFRHLHDPAWRKRDQKRIASQKQEQFKVDREGGLNTVKYRVDSRTALAVGGAPCTVLNIMLDCDKTATPWCIFG
- the B4galt7 gene encoding beta-1,4-galactosyltransferase 7 isoform X2 → MLPSRRKMGQLPWEDSRARLLPGSLHRKCSIFRLFIAFLLLVFFSLLWLQLSCSADMAQVTRGQGQETSGPPRACPPEPPPEHWEEDESWGPHRLAVLVPFRERFEELLVFVPHMHRFLSRKKIQHHIYVLNQVDHFRFNRAALINVGFLESSNSTDYIAMHDVDLLPLNEELDYGFPEAGPFHVASPELHPLYHYKTYVGGILLLSKQHYQLLFRPSGITTGYQTFRHLHDPAWRKRDQKRIASQKQEQFKVDREGGLNTVKYRVDSRTALAVGGAPCTVLNIMLDCDKTATPWCIFG